One window of Chitinophagales bacterium genomic DNA carries:
- a CDS encoding isoprenyl transferase codes for MDLKAQIDLNNLPRHIAIIMDGNGRWAKQQGKMRVFGHRKGVQTVREITEAGAELGIRYMTLYAFSTENWARPKMEVTALMELLVNSLRKEMNRLMKNKIRLRTIGEIDGLPGNCYKNLLEAMETTKDNDRMDLVLALNYGSKGEIVMAFKKIAEDIANGIIKTEDIDEKLISSNLYTKDIPNPELLIRTSGEQRLSNFLLWQMAYAEFVFSEKFWPDFTKEDLYKTLIHFQNRERRFGKISEQIQTK; via the coding sequence ATGGACTTAAAAGCACAAATCGATCTCAATAATTTACCTCGCCACATTGCTATTATAATGGACGGGAATGGACGCTGGGCCAAGCAGCAGGGAAAAATGCGTGTTTTTGGCCACAGAAAAGGGGTGCAAACGGTGCGAGAGATCACTGAGGCTGGTGCTGAGCTGGGTATAAGATACATGACGCTTTATGCCTTTTCTACAGAAAACTGGGCGCGACCAAAAATGGAAGTTACGGCACTGATGGAGTTGTTGGTTAACTCGCTCAGAAAAGAAATGAACCGGCTAATGAAAAATAAAATTCGATTGAGAACGATAGGTGAGATAGACGGACTTCCGGGCAATTGTTATAAAAATTTGCTGGAAGCAATGGAAACCACTAAAGATAATGATCGAATGGATCTTGTTTTGGCACTTAACTATGGATCAAAAGGTGAAATAGTAATGGCTTTTAAAAAAATAGCTGAAGATATAGCAAACGGAATTATCAAAACAGAAGATATTGACGAAAAATTAATTTCGAGCAATCTATACACCAAAGATATTCCAAACCCTGAACTTTTGATAAGAACAAGTGGGGAGCAAAGGTTGAGCAATTTTTTGCTTTGGCAAATGGCTTATGCGGAATTTGTTTTTTCTGAAAAATTTTGGCCTGATTTCACAAAAGAAGACCTTTACAAAACCCTTATTCATTTTCAAAACAGGGAAAGAAGATTTGGTAA
- a CDS encoding DUF6089 family protein: MKRIFTFLFVGLLFTTSSYGQISEVGVGIGATNFLGDLGKKSSGMNLYFGDIDGSIFRPGASVFYRTSLHNYVAVKVALSYGQFAGDDRLARSQEMMDDDWFRSYRNLSFKSHIVELGVSSEVHIMRYRPGSLKDRMTPYVVGGINALYFNPKAEYNGEWVGLRNLGTEGQGMPGYGKKYSLIQPTITVGIGFKYNINKYIALGVEFGHRITFTDYLDDVSTVYPSEDDIYAYYGIERADLVQGLSVRSGENDPEGEFSYITEEGQYRGNPNGNDAYLMSMLTVTYRFSKNDVDKLYGNPFNKKKRLKRMSNYRRMAR; encoded by the coding sequence ATGAAGCGTATTTTTACTTTTTTATTTGTGGGATTGCTTTTCACAACCAGCTCATACGGACAAATCAGTGAGGTAGGAGTAGGTATTGGAGCTACAAATTTTCTCGGTGATCTGGGGAAAAAATCCAGTGGGATGAACCTCTATTTCGGAGATATTGACGGTTCAATTTTTCGCCCTGGCGCAAGTGTTTTTTACAGGACTTCGCTTCATAACTATGTAGCTGTGAAAGTTGCACTTAGTTATGGTCAATTTGCTGGAGATGATCGACTTGCCAGATCACAAGAAATGATGGATGATGACTGGTTTAGAAGTTACAGAAATCTTAGTTTTAAATCACATATTGTAGAGCTTGGTGTTTCAAGCGAAGTGCATATTATGCGATACAGACCGGGAAGTTTGAAAGATCGAATGACCCCTTATGTTGTTGGGGGTATAAATGCATTGTATTTTAACCCCAAGGCTGAATACAACGGAGAATGGGTAGGCCTTAGAAATCTAGGGACTGAAGGTCAGGGAATGCCCGGTTATGGTAAGAAGTACTCATTAATACAACCCACTATTACAGTAGGGATAGGGTTTAAATACAATATCAATAAATACATTGCCCTGGGAGTTGAATTTGGACACAGAATCACTTTCACCGATTATTTGGATGATGTAAGTACTGTTTACCCAAGTGAAGATGATATATATGCCTATTACGGCATCGAAAGGGCAGATTTGGTACAAGGACTTTCTGTAAGATCCGGAGAAAATGACCCTGAAGGGGAGTTCTCTTATATTACTGAAGAAGGTCAATATCGAGGAAATCCAAATGGTAATGATGCTTATTTGATGAGTATGCTTACAGTGACATACCGATTTAGCAAAAATGATGTGGATAAATTATATGGCAATCCTTTTAATAAAAAGAAAAGACTCAAAAGAATGAGCAATTACCGCAGGATGGCTCGTTAG
- a CDS encoding DUF6089 family protein → MSPVKHWLSFIVLCLSIGNLSAQGLSIGVWVGISNYFGDLNTTANFEYAGPGTGIFLRKAFNTRFAYKGSINYGKIAFSDEANDNVYQKTRNLSFESPIIEFSNELEFNFFKFDVKEEKHNFTPYLLIGFSVFYFNPTTELDGMQVRLQEYATEGQGTEDSEKRKYTRASFAVPMGFGFKYSFDPRWTLGLEGGIRKTFTDYLDDISGTYPEFVNNTPDNSLGERLSDRSSEVSEPIGLPGKQRGSNNRKDDYLFVGLSLSYNILKVRCPDPSSKGF, encoded by the coding sequence ATGAGTCCTGTAAAGCATTGGCTTTCTTTTATCGTTTTGTGTTTAAGCATTGGAAATTTGTCCGCTCAAGGTTTGTCAATTGGAGTGTGGGTAGGTATTTCCAATTATTTCGGGGATTTAAATACTACGGCCAATTTTGAATATGCCGGCCCTGGAACCGGTATTTTTTTGCGCAAAGCATTCAATACGCGTTTTGCTTATAAAGGCAGTATTAATTATGGAAAAATAGCCTTTAGTGACGAAGCCAATGACAATGTTTATCAAAAAACAAGAAATCTCAGCTTTGAATCGCCTATTATTGAATTCAGCAATGAACTGGAGTTTAACTTCTTTAAATTTGATGTTAAAGAGGAAAAACACAACTTCACTCCTTATTTACTGATCGGGTTTTCAGTTTTCTATTTCAACCCCACTACAGAACTTGATGGCATGCAGGTAAGGCTTCAGGAATACGCTACCGAAGGACAGGGCACTGAAGACAGCGAAAAAAGAAAATACACGCGCGCGAGCTTTGCTGTACCTATGGGCTTTGGGTTTAAATACAGTTTTGACCCTCGATGGACTTTGGGCTTAGAGGGAGGAATAAGAAAAACTTTTACCGATTATTTAGACGATATAAGTGGAACTTACCCAGAATTTGTCAACAATACACCTGATAATAGTTTGGGAGAGCGGCTTTCTGATCGCTCAAGTGAAGTTAGCGAACCAATTGGTCTTCCCGGTAAGCAAAGAGGTAGCAATAATCGAAAGGATGATTATTTGTTTGTAGGTTTGTCCCTCTCTTATAATATTCTGAAGGTTAGATGCCCGGATCCATCTTCTAAAGGTTTTTGA